One Oryza glaberrima chromosome 11, OglaRS2, whole genome shotgun sequence genomic region harbors:
- the LOC127755047 gene encoding uncharacterized protein LOC127755047: MGCGASIPKKCKVGGKGKKRRSVIQEVAVFVPTIRIPVDSDVAHPLKGLVSKELVDRLSKFRDRVVALSEDIYCADVSDVSELQHALEEYLPVVLGLTMKESRLESSVEFRWRTLDDDQECCLSSAWYEVLSVIHMMAMLALFEANLILIPKNGQVGGERKVSEDAKKDVVDSLLRASGCLDYCVHRILVQIPAQVKKSFPSYFQEGMLEAISIQALAQCVEIQLGLASECEKATLSVKRRLACELVSYFSQAHYCLSGCDTSDSFGKKLLLFLKWKCMEAKAVAYYYHGLVLDKGNEASSHISAVCCLSAADDLVADSKRACLSFCLANPITRVPPPWGIMRNMHKKIPDAACKRFQMYGYLFEQDNNSALQSLPDLPEFALSLRPEGYELPSTDSIWDNVDSQPQIQSLKEHLDDEDEVETK; this comes from the exons ATGGGGTGTGGTGCATCAATCCCTAAGAAATGCAAGGTaggagggaaggggaagaagcgCCGGAGCGTCATACAGGAGGTTGCCGTATTCGTGCCGACAATTCGCATTCCGGTGGACAGTGATGTTGCCCATCCACTCAAAGGACTAGTATCCAAGGAGCTCGTCGACCGCCTCTCAAAGTTCAGAGACCGCGTTGTCGCGCTCTCTGAAGATATCT ATTGCGCGGATGTTTCGGATGTTTCAGAGTTACAGCATGCCCTTGAGGAGTACTTGCCAGTTGTTCTTGGCTTAACAATGAAAG AAAGCCGTCTTGAATCATCGGTGGAATTCAGATGGAGGACCTTGGATGATGACCAA GAGTGTTGTCTTTCAAGTGCATGGTATGAAGTTCTGTCAGTCATCCACATGATGGCGATGCTTGCATTGTTTGAAGCCAACCTGATACTTATTCCGAAGAACGGTCAAGTTGGAGGTGAAAGGAAGGTATCAGAAG ATGCAAAGAAGGATGTCGTCGATTCATTGCTCAGGGCATCAGGATGTTTAGATTACTGCGTGCACCGTATACTTGTACAGATACCAGCACAAGTCAA GAAAAGTTTTCCTAGTTATTTTCAGGAAGGTATGCTTGAGGCCATTTCAATTCAAGCATTGGCTCAG TGTGTAGAAATACAGCTTGGATTGGCTTCAGAGTGTGAGAAGGCAACTCTGTCAGTAAAGAGGAGGCTAGCCTGTGAGCTAGTCAGTTATTTCTCACAG GCTCACTATTGCTTATCGGGATGCGACACGAGTGACTCGTTCGGGAAGAAGCTCCTGCTGTTTCTGAAGTGGAAATGCATGGAAGCCAAG GCAGTAGCGTACTACTACCATGGCCTTGTTCTTGACAAGGGCAATGAAGCCAGCAGCCACATCAGTGCAGTGTGCTGCCTCTCTGCAGCTGATGATCTAGTTGCAGATAGCAAGAGGGCTTGTTTGAGCTTCTGTTTGGCCAACCCCATCACAAG GGTACCTCCTCCTTGGGGTATCATGAGGAATATGCACAAGAAAATCCCAGATGCTGCGTGCAAGAGATTCCAAATGTATGGATATCTTTTTGAACAAGACAATAACAG TGCACTTCAATCCTTACCAGATCTACCGGAATTTGCGCTGTCGCTGAGACCCGAAGGGTATGAACTGCCTAGCACTGATTCAATCTGGGATAATGTTGATAGCCAGCCTCAGATTCAGAGCCTCAAGGAGCATCTGGATGATGAAGACGAAGTGGAAACAAAATGA